Below is a genomic region from Eupeodes corollae chromosome 1, idEupCoro1.1, whole genome shotgun sequence.
aatatttttctacaatacaaaatacaaatagtgATGGATTCGTAGCTTGCTTCAGGAGTGTTTTGCagacaataatgttttggatagtttttgtacaataatctgaaggtagaggttagtgaagtaaagttccaagtttgaagattatgaCAGCTGAAAAACTAAcaagttgccttggtcaaatgTACGTTCAGAGAATGctgttgactgcaaatgaagtccctaaaGTTGTCTTTTCCTGCCCATTAGTATTCTTTTCGGTTTTTGCTGTCAAATCTCTGACAATAAAGTTTATATGATTCGGCAGAATTAAAACggaatgaaaaaaatacaatacttaTTTGAGTCATTCTTTGACTgagaaaatttataaacattttagaaatacTAAGTGGGTAATTACAAGATCTTTAAATCATGGATACTTATGATTTAGTTTCTGTCTAATACCTTTCAGTTAGCcaaattaagattaaaattttgttaatcactaaaaaactaattttaaaacttaaatgcaCCATCTACAATTCGGTTGCAGTAAGTTGTATTTTAAGAACATGAAGTCTGTTAACACGATGTCAAAAATCAAtgtgaacttttttatttaacaaaacaaaatggtaaatcattaaaaataacttacttgctctttaataaatgaaaatttaaaaactattgccGTTTAGGtcctttttactttttctttttcataaggGCTTGTTGCAATCGTTTTTTAATCTTTTCCCTTAGATCATCggcattctttttaaaaatatcgttcCCAATCTCGCTGGTATCTTCGGATACATTATTGCCTTTGGAATATTCATAGTCTTCATCAAGGGAAATAGTTTGTAGAGGAATTAAATTAGCATCTGCCACTGACTCTCTAACTTCCATAACCACAAACTCGTTGGTTTCAGCCAGGTTCATTTTTTGCGAAATGGTTTTCAATTGTGCACCATCATTTGACACATTGTCTTCCTCATCACATGCATCTCCTGCCTCAATCAACACCGAAGTCACACTCTTGTCCGTTGCTTGATTAAAATGGTTATGCACTCCATCCAGAGGATACACAAGGTTTCGATTGATAATGATACGCGCCTTACACTGTTCATTGTTTTCATTGTAGCAGCACTGAAACACACCGCAATCGTAACGCTTGTAAACATACTTGAAATAATGTCCTTCATAGAGAACTTTCATTCCGCCTCTAGTCGTGGATGCATAGACTACATTTTGTGGATGTAACCTCAATGCCGCTTTAAATCTTTCCATCATCGATGTAGACactgtttttttaacttcccacgGACGTTGCTTTTTCTTAGTTTTAGatccttaaacaaaattaaaaaaaggataataaatacaaaataaaaaaaaatatcaagaaaaaaagaataaataatacaacaaaattggaaaaaaaaaaacaaaaaggttgatggtttttggaaaacaaattaaaatatatttttaaatttaatgtttggtTTTTATCAGCTTGGACGAACCATTTCAGATGAGAGTcctgaaaaaga
It encodes:
- the LOC129943308 gene encoding modifier of mdg4 gives rise to the protein MMERFKAALRLHPQNVVYASTTRGGMKVLYEGHYFKYVYKRYDCGVFQCCYNENNEQCKARIIINRNLVYPLDGVHNHFNQATDKSVTSVLIEAGDACDEEDNVSNDGAQLKTISQKMNLAETNEFVVMEVRESVADANLIPLQTISLDEDYEYSKGNNVSEDTSEIGNDIFKKNADDLREKIKKRLQQALMKKKK